The Candidatus Paceibacterota bacterium region TTAAAGCCACTGTTTTTTATGGCTGAAGAGATCCGATCTCGGCTTTCTTCGACTGCTTTGTCGGGTAGACCAACAATGGAAAAGTGGTGAAGGCCACGAGAGATGTCTACTTCAACACTGATAATGCTAGCATTGAGCGCATTTGTCTGCGCGCTGTATAATTTTGAAAAATGCACATTTTATAAATATAATGTGCCACTTCTAGTCTCTAATTTTCAGATTAGAGATCTTTGAGATGAGCTTTGCAGGTACGGGCTGAAGGGTTGGCTTCAAGGCGGTCAGCCTCAATTGGCTGGTGACATATTTCACATGAGCCATAAGCCCCTTTTTTGATTTTTTCGAGAGCCTTTTCAACTTCATGAAGCTGTTTTTCGAGTTGTCCAACTACGGCGGTATTTTCTTCTAGTGTTTCTAAAGAATCAGCTACTTCGCTACGGTCTCCCGGGATAGGATCCTCATCCCCTTTTCTGGCATTCCAGCCGTCTATGTTTTTAGGATCTTCCTGGCCGACGCTTTTAAGCTCTGTCTCAAGAGTGGCAAGTTCCTTTTCTAATTTTTCTTTAAAGTGTGAGGTGTCGTTTGTCATTGGCATATTGTAACAGACTAAAGAAAGAGTGCAATCTTGGCTATCTCGATATCTGGGTGGAAGTCATGCGGGCCAGGACTTCTTTTAGAGTTTCCTGGTCTGAAGCGATGATTAAGGTCGAGCGATCGATGAAAGTATAAAAATAATGAACAATCCCTTGGCTGTCAGTCAGAGCTCGGGCATCAAGGTTGAGAATGATCTTGTCTGTAAATAATTTGTTTGGAGCGGTGGGATTGTTTGTGTGGTCAAAAAGTCTGCCAATGTCAGTATCCATACTGTTTTCCCAGGCGAGCATACCCGCATAAGCGTTTTCATAAGAATCAATTTTGAGAATGATGAAATTTCCAACAGGTTTATATGAATAAATGCCATAGTAAAAATCAGGATTTAATGAACGTAAAAATTCTGGAGTGACTCTGGCTTTGAGAATGTTCAAAAAATCTGCCGACGACGCTATAGAGGTCGTCGTTCCCTGAGTCTCGGTAAACCTAAGTTCTTCGATAGACCCCAAGGACATGAAAGTGTTACGTTCAGCCTCAAGTTTGTTGACCAAGCTTATCGAGTCTGTATCATTTAGGGATGTTTGTTTTTGAGTATCGGTGTAAAAAAGATGTGAAGTGTTTTGAGGCTGGAAATTTTGGACTGGTTGGTGGGCCCGATAATAAACATATCCTGCCGTGGCCAACCCTCCTACAATGAGCAGAACGCTGACAAGAACAATGGCCAAATTTAATTTAAAACCTTGAGAGACTGTTATTTCTTGATTGGTTCTGTTCTCCTCACGTTTTTTTTCTGCAATGGCCATTTTGACCATGGAAACATTATCTTTTTTTATAGCCTCGGCTACGTCGCTTTGATAGGTGCGTAGAGGTTTTATTTCTAAATCCTTATTTTTTTTGGTGTACTCAGCAATAGCCTCTGCATAGCCAGGGCTTTTTGCTTTTTCTTCAGATCTTCCAGATTGTGAAGGCTGATCCTGGTTCAACAAATCCGCCACGCTTGGTTTTTTTGGAATAAAATCGTTTTCCATTTATTTTAGAAATGTTCTAAAAAACTAGACACTTTTTTCATCCAGGGTATCTTCCCCAGCGGTTGAATCCTCAGGTATATAGGATCTAGGGATACGTTCTGACTGGTCTTCGGTATGTTTACCCCTGACATGTCGACCACTTGGGGTTCGATTTACGGGACTTCTGCTTCCCTGGTAATTCATCAAATATTTTCGAGGATTTTCGCACATATCAATAAAATCATCAGCTACCTCCTTGAGTTTTCCCGAAGAAGACTTGCCAAAAGAAATAACTTCCACCTGGCAACCCTCGTTCATTTGAAGATATTCTACAAGTGGAATAAAATCCCCGTCCCCGGAGGCTATAATAACAGTATCAAGTTTCGGTGCAATTTTGATGGCGTCTACAGCAAGTCCGACATCCCAGTCTGCTTTTTTAGCGCCACCGAGGAAAATTTGAAGGTTTTTGGTTTTTGTTTCGATGCCAAGCTTTTCTAGGGCTTCAAAAAAGGTCTTTTCATCACCACTTTCTGTGGTGATGACATAAGCCACTGCGCGGATGAGAGCTCTGCCGGCTAGGGACTCTTTCATGATAGCTCCAAAGTTGACTCGGGCATGGTAGAGGTTTTTTGCACTATGGTAAAGGTTTTGAGTGTCAATAAAGATCCCCACTCGCTGTTCTTTGTGTTTAATAACGGTCATAAAATAAATTTAAAATAATAATAAAAAATGAATAAAATTCTGAGCTACTAATAACTAAAATATAAAAAAATAAAGGGCCACCCTCTAATCATAGTCTACTTTTGTTTAAAACCAAAGTTTTGCCAAACCTCCCCAAAGAGGTCTTTTATTTAGCCTTCTTCAGATCAAGCTTCTTAATCAAAGTTTCGTAGCGTTTTAGGCTCTTTTTTTGAAGATATTTGAGATGTGATTGCCGATCAGCCACTAATTGGAGTAGTCCACGGCGAGAGTGGTTGTCTTTTTGATGTTTTTTGAGGTGCTTAGCAAGCTCTTCAATACGCTTTGTAATCAAAGAAACCTGCACTTCTGGAGAGCCAGTGTCTGTAGCGTGGACTTTGACGTCTTTGATGATTTTCTGCTTTTTTGTCTTTGTTAACATATTGAAAGTACGATAGCATAAAAGGCGTATTTTTGCAACCTTTTAAGAGGTAAACAGCTTCACCAGACAAAATAAGGCGTGTTATACTGTACCTATAATGTCGCACAATAAATCCAACCCAAAGTTAGAGATTTTTGACCTGAAAAGGCGCTTTTTGGAACATTTGGAGATAGAAAAGGGTCGCAGTCTCAAGACGATTGAAAATTATGACCGTTATCTGACTCGTTTTTTGGAATATACAAAACTTTCTTCCCCTGCTGAAATTACTGAAGAAGTGGTTCGGCAATACCGGCTTTGGCTCAACAGAACAGAAACTTTAAAGAAAAGAACCCAAAACTATTACCTTATTGCCCTGCGATCTTTTTTGAGATATTTAATCAGGCGGGAAATCAAAACTCTTCCTCCCGACCGTATTGAACTTGCTAAAATTCCTGAAAGATCAATTGACACGGTCACTCACGTAGAGCTTGAGAGGCTTTTATCTGCCCCAGACGGAAGTGACGTCAAAAATCTTAGGGATAGAGCCATTTTGGAGCTATTTTTTTCCACAGGCTTGCGTGTCTCAGAGCTGTGTTCTCTGTCGCGTGATCTAGACCTGACGCGGGATGAGTTTTCTATTAGAGGCAAGGGTGAAAAAGTTCGAGTAGTTTTTATCTCTGAAACAGCCCGCCAAGCCATCAAGGCCTACCTATCAAAGCGGACAGACATGGACGGTGCTTTATTTGTGCATCTGGCAGGTAAAGGGAAAAGCGATGAAAAAAAATCGGAAAAATCAGAAAAAGTTCAATCACTCGATCATGAATCAGACCGTCGTCTGACTCCCCGCTCGATCGAGCGTCTGGTAAAGTATTATGCGACTAAAGCTGGCATATCGAAAAAAGTGACACCTCACGGTTTGAGGCATAGTTTTGCTACGGACCTTCTTTCTAATGGGGCCGACTTGCGTTCTGTCCAGATGCTTCTAGGCCATGCCAACATTACCACCACTCAAATTTATACCCACGTCACAGATAGCCACTTGAGAGACATTCATAGGAATTTTCATAATAAAAAGCCTGAAAATAAGGGTTAAATTAGCTTAATGAAAATAAAAAAGGGCTTGATCTGAGAGTGTTTGGAAGAACACAACAGATCAAGCCCTTTGGGGGTGTTTAAGCGGGGTTGGGGGTTTTAGGCCGCCATACCCAGCTCCTCTGGGGATATTTTCATGACAGCTTGCTCACTTTGCCCGAGCAGCTTCGTGATTTTTTCAGCGTCCGATGCCGATGAGCTTTTGAATGCTTCGAGCACGTGCGGCGTCTTCGCGGCGAAGATGAGCATCTTAGACTTGTCCATTTCAAATGCCATCCCGTCACAGTACTGCTGCATGAGGTCACGCTTGACCTTGTTTCCAAAAAGCGCCAGGAGCTCTTTTTGAACACGCAGCGGCTGGAAAGCCGAGGAGGTAACCGTCACCACTACCCGTGGCTCACGGTTTTCTTTCTCAGCCTCCTCAATTTCGAGGCCAGCATCTCTGAGAAGCTGATCCCTGATCTCCTCGATCAGGTTCATGCCGTCTCGGAACTCCTTGCCCAAGGCTTTGACTAATTCACTTTTTTTGGGTTTTTCCGTCGCTGATATCTTATACATGGTATGAACAATCTGCCAGGAATCCTAGCATGGTCGGATAAAAAATCAAGAGCTATGATATATTTAAGGATATGAATATTGGTAATCCTGGAACAAAATTTAACTTCAAAAAACTACGTATTTTATGTTGGAATGTAAACGGGATTCGCGCTTGGCATAAAAAGGGCCACCTTGAGTGGCTGCTAAAAGAGTCCCCAGACATTTTTTGTGTTCAGGAAACAAAAGCTCACCCTGAACAATTACCCGAAGAACTTCGCAACCCAGACGGATATCACAGCTACTTTGACCACTCAAAAGGCCGAAAAGGATACAGCGGTGTGGCTATTTTTACCAAGATTAAGCCAGATTCAGTCGCCTACGGTATAGGAGTGGAAGAACTGGATCAAGAAGGGAGATTTCTAGGCCTATTTTTTGGAAAGCTAGTCATTATCACAACCTACTTCCCTAACGGAGGCGGTGGACCAGCAAGATTGGATTTCAAGCTGCGTTTTTATGATGCCTTTTTAGATTATGTTCAAAAATTGAGGAAAAAGGGTTACTCGATTGTCTTTTGTGGAGACATAAATACTGCACATGCAGAAATTGATTTGGCCCGTCCAAAAGAAAACGTGGACAACACCGGTTTTTTACCCATCGAGAGAGCTTGGCTTGATCGTGTAGTAAAAGCGGGGTATGTAGATACTTATAGACATTTCAATCCTATTAAAACAGGGGCCTACACATATTGGGACATGAAGACTTTTGCCCGAGATCGCAATGTGGGCTGGAGAATAGACTATTTTTTTACCAGTCCAGATATTCTTGGGAAGGTAAAAAAGGCTTCGATCCTCGAGGATATCTACGGATCTGATCATTGTCCTATAGAATTAGTTTTAGATTTCAGTTCTAAAACAAAAGGGAACTAGGAGTAGAAAGTTATCCCCAGATGTCCTTTACGTGTCCTTTAGAAATGTTATACTGCTAGGCAGATGAGAGTTGCATCCCACTTTTGCAGCCAATGTTCTTTACAGTTCTTTAGTGAATGTAAAGTTTTGTGTGAGGTTCGGTGAAGGTTGATTTGATCTGTCCGGCGAAATTTGTTTCCACTTTTTTTAAAGCTTCTACCTGAAGCACTAACTTTTCGAAACAGTTCTTAGGGGCCATCTCGTCAATTCTTTACACTTTCACAAACTTCATTCGTCAGTAGGGCGAAGCCGCTTATGCAACATCATCTATAGTCGCATGGGCGGCTTTTTGTTTGGAAAAATTTGTTAAAATCCCTAGCGCATTTCTTGCAGCTATTCAATGTGATGTTTCTGGTGTATCTTTTTGAGTTCTATTTCTTCTATTTCTTCTTTCTTTTCTTTGCCCTTTTCGGAGAGTTTTTTTAGCTCAGTATCATCCAAAATAGCCAGCTTTTTAGCCATATTTTCTAGATATTCGGAGGTATTTAGGGCTGGTTTTTCGAGCACTTCTTCCAATAAAGCGTTTAATATGTATCCCACTTTAGGGCCTGGGTTTATTTTAGCCACCTCCATGATTCTTTTTCCATCAATTTTTAGCATGCCCACAGATACAGGGTCTCTCATAACCTCGTCAATCATGGCTTTATATTTTCTAAATCGGTAAGGATTTTCCTTCGGTCTCCCCGTCCCTATTCTGTCGCAGATGCGTAAGTTCATAAGATTCCAAATATTTTCTTGCCCAACGTTTCGGATCATTCGACGGACAGCGGTATGGGTTATTTTTTCCGTATCAGAAAAGAACATGTGCCAACGGACTAGGGTTGTTACTTGGTCAACAACTTTCTTTGGATATTTTAAACGCTCTAGGATTTTTCGAGTCATTTTTTCCCCTATGACTTCATGTCCGTAAAAAGTCCATTCTCCAGTTTCAGGAGACTTGCGGCGACTTTTAGGTTTGCCAATGTCATGAAACAAAGCTGCAAGACGTATCTCTAAAGGCCACTTTTTGTCCGATGCATGTTGAAGGCTGCGCAAGAGATGTTCCCAAACAGCGAAAGCGTGAGCCTGATTTTGTTCTACACCTATAGATTCCTCAAGTTCTGGAACAATGTATCTCAAAATACCTAGTTTTTGGGCCATTATGATGCCAATCATGGGTTCATCAGACATAATTATCTTGCTAAATTCATCTCGAATACGCTCAAAAGCTATGTTTTGAATAAGTTTCACGTTTAACATCAAGGCATCAGCGGTCTCTTTGTTAATCGTGAAACCTAATTCAGCCAAAAAACGGACTGCTCGAAGCATTCTTAGGGCGTCTTCACTAAACCTTTCGTTTCCATCCCCTACACAACGTATGATGTGATCCCTAATGTCCTTTTGTCCGTTATATAGGTCAACGATCCTACTCGCCTTGCCGTCCGAACCCTCATCTAGGGCTAAAGCATTTATGGTGAAGTCTCGACGTTTCAAGTCATCTTCTAGATTTTGGCTAAAAGAAACTTTGTCTGGATGGCGAAAGTCACTATAGACTGTCTCAAGTCGGTACGGGGTAACCTCCACTATTTCCAAAGACGGATCCTCTGCCATTTCTGTCACTACACCAACTGTGCCAAATGAATTTTCATAAAATGTTTTAGGAAAAAGAGAGATTATTTGTTCAGGTGTGGCGTTGGTAGTCACATCCCAATCTTTTGGTTTTTTACCTAAAATGAGATCTCGAACACATCCCCCCACCAAAAACGCCTCAAAACCTGCGTTTTTTAGGGTTTTGGTTATTTGTGAAACACCATCGGGGATTTCGAATAAAGATAGGGACATTTGCTCCATTCTAGTATATCTTTTGATATTTAGCCATTTCAATGTATGATATGAGCCATGCGCCTGTAGCTCAATTGGATAGAGCACTTGTCTTCGGAACAAGGGGTTGTGGGTTCAAGTCCTGCCAGGCGCACCACATCAAGTACAGACCGGTTTTAGTGGAGGTGTCTTGCAAGCTGGGATTACGCCAAAATTGTATTAAATTAAATCTTCGTGTAGAATAATCAGCGTAATTTGCGGGTATGGTTTAGTGGTAGAACACATCCTTGCCAAGGATGAGACGGGAGTTCGATTCTCCCTACCCGCACAATAGGACCGTAACGCGTCTTTTAGATCTTAGTAAAATCCTCTATCAGCAACTAAATTTGCAACTACGATTCTTAGCCATTTTTTTACTCTACCTGTGGATAACCTGGTGGATATGTGTATAAAAGACAATGTCTTTTGGGTGTAAATTTGACTTTAATTTTTTGACTTTTTGTATAATATAGGCTTATAAATATGGCTATTTTTGAAATAAGACATAGAAAAAAAACATATTTTATGTTCCAATATATTATGTTTCACGTGGCACACTTTTACGGCCATTTTTGCTTCAGGATTCCTAATTATAGGGAATAATTTTAAAGATTCATCATATTTTTAGGGGTTTTTTAATTTTCTATGCCTCATTTAGTGTAAGGTGTTTTTCATGAAACAAAATAAAAGAATATCAGGAGGCACCAAAAAGATGACAGACAAAAAGATTGTCGGGGTAAAGGGGGAGACTATCGCCTCCAATTTCTTGAAAAGAAAGGGTTTTGAAATTATAGAGAGAAACTATTTAAAAAAGTGTGGGGAAATTGACATTGTGGCAAAGCTTAAGAATGAAGAAACCCTCCATTTTGTTGAGGTTAAAACAGTTATTCGTGAAACACATGTTCAAAAGAGGGTGGATACTTTTAGGCCAGAGGAAAATGTCCACACACGAAAAAGACAAAGATTAAAAAGGACAATCGCCTATTTTTTGGCTGAGCACTTTGGTAAAAGGGAGGTGTCTTGGCAATTTGATGTCCTGGTGGTTTATTTAGACAGCTTTGAAAAATCAGCTAAAGCGGTGTTTATGAAAAATATTATTTTATAACTATCTGACATGACATCTGGGGCCATTTTATGGCCCTGGCTTTGTGTATTTGACATACCATGCTATGCTTAGTCGCACAGATTATTTTGAAGGTATTGGATATTTTTTCGGGGTGTGGTGTAACGGCTAACATTCCTGTTTTGGGAACAGGCGACTCCGGGTTCGAATCCCGGCACCCCGACATTTTGGTGTTTTTTCCTAAATTGAGTCAGAAAAACAAATAAGATGAAGAAATTCAAAAGCAAAAAGGAAGATTTTATATGTGAAAAATGTGGGATCAATGTGGTGGGTGATGGCTATACAAACCATTGTCCCGAATGTTTTTGGAGTAAACATGTTGACATTAACCCCGGAGATAGGGCCTCAGAGTGTAGCGGTTTGATGGAACTGGTCGCTGTCGAGGGGGGTGTCGCTGAATACATCTTGGTCCACAAATGTCTACTTTGTGATCACATAAAAAGAAATAAACTTTCAAAAAAAGATAACTTTTCTAACTTAGTAAAATTAGTAGAAAAATTGGCCCAAAAACAGGCAGATAAGGACAAGGGTATTGGAACTACTTTTGTTAAAAGTTAGTCAAGAGTAAACTTGCTAGCCCAGGCTCAGTCTGGTTTGCAAATGTGGTCTGGGCTGAAGAATTTTTGAGGTAGGCCTGCAGGTCTTGGCCGGTGTTTTTTATAAGTGAGTTGTTTATGTGGGCTAAAGTGATACCTTGGATGTAATTTTTGTTTGGATCAGTACTGCTCAATATGCTAGTGACGATGCCAACTAGTCCATCGACTGTAGCTATAGGACTACCGGAAAGTCCTATTTGTCCGATAGAACCTGGTTCAGTTTTTAGGATGGTGGAATCAAGAACAGAGCTTAGAGTAAGCTTTTCTTGAGTTTCGGGTA contains the following coding sequences:
- a CDS encoding exodeoxyribonuclease III encodes the protein MNIGNPGTKFNFKKLRILCWNVNGIRAWHKKGHLEWLLKESPDIFCVQETKAHPEQLPEELRNPDGYHSYFDHSKGRKGYSGVAIFTKIKPDSVAYGIGVEELDQEGRFLGLFFGKLVIITTYFPNGGGGPARLDFKLRFYDAFLDYVQKLRKKGYSIVFCGDINTAHAEIDLARPKENVDNTGFLPIERAWLDRVVKAGYVDTYRHFNPIKTGAYTYWDMKTFARDRNVGWRIDYFFTSPDILGKVKKASILEDIYGSDHCPIELVLDFSSKTKGN
- a CDS encoding YraN family protein; translation: MKQNKRISGGTKKMTDKKIVGVKGETIASNFLKRKGFEIIERNYLKKCGEIDIVAKLKNEETLHFVEVKTVIRETHVQKRVDTFRPEENVHTRKRQRLKRTIAYFLAEHFGKREVSWQFDVLVVYLDSFEKSAKAVFMKNIIL
- a CDS encoding CCA tRNA nucleotidyltransferase — protein: MSLSLFEIPDGVSQITKTLKNAGFEAFLVGGCVRDLILGKKPKDWDVTTNATPEQIISLFPKTFYENSFGTVGVVTEMAEDPSLEIVEVTPYRLETVYSDFRHPDKVSFSQNLEDDLKRRDFTINALALDEGSDGKASRIVDLYNGQKDIRDHIIRCVGDGNERFSEDALRMLRAVRFLAELGFTINKETADALMLNVKLIQNIAFERIRDEFSKIIMSDEPMIGIIMAQKLGILRYIVPELEESIGVEQNQAHAFAVWEHLLRSLQHASDKKWPLEIRLAALFHDIGKPKSRRKSPETGEWTFYGHEVIGEKMTRKILERLKYPKKVVDQVTTLVRWHMFFSDTEKITHTAVRRMIRNVGQENIWNLMNLRICDRIGTGRPKENPYRFRKYKAMIDEVMRDPVSVGMLKIDGKRIMEVAKINPGPKVGYILNALLEEVLEKPALNTSEYLENMAKKLAILDDTELKKLSEKGKEKKEEIEEIELKKIHQKHHIE
- a CDS encoding RNHCP domain-containing protein — its product is MKKFKSKKEDFICEKCGINVVGDGYTNHCPECFWSKHVDINPGDRASECSGLMELVAVEGGVAEYILVHKCLLCDHIKRNKLSKKDNFSNLVKLVEKLAQKQADKDKGIGTTFVKS
- the rpsO gene encoding 30S ribosomal protein S15: MLTKTKKQKIIKDVKVHATDTGSPEVQVSLITKRIEELAKHLKKHQKDNHSRRGLLQLVADRQSHLKYLQKKSLKRYETLIKKLDLKKAK
- a CDS encoding tyrosine-type recombinase/integrase produces the protein MSHNKSNPKLEIFDLKRRFLEHLEIEKGRSLKTIENYDRYLTRFLEYTKLSSPAEITEEVVRQYRLWLNRTETLKKRTQNYYLIALRSFLRYLIRREIKTLPPDRIELAKIPERSIDTVTHVELERLLSAPDGSDVKNLRDRAILELFFSTGLRVSELCSLSRDLDLTRDEFSIRGKGEKVRVVFISETARQAIKAYLSKRTDMDGALFVHLAGKGKSDEKKSEKSEKVQSLDHESDRRLTPRSIERLVKYYATKAGISKKVTPHGLRHSFATDLLSNGADLRSVQMLLGHANITTTQIYTHVTDSHLRDIHRNFHNKKPENKG
- a CDS encoding TraR/DksA C4-type zinc finger protein; this translates as MTNDTSHFKEKLEKELATLETELKSVGQEDPKNIDGWNARKGDEDPIPGDRSEVADSLETLEENTAVVGQLEKQLHEVEKALEKIKKGAYGSCEICHQPIEADRLEANPSARTCKAHLKDL